AACCAGCAGCTCGATTCTTCTCTTCATACGTTTTCAAATTGTATCGTTATCCTCCTTTGCAATTCTTtgcctctctatctcttttccattttctcaTTTTGGATTACCATTATCTCGTACTTTTCCTTCATGTTCGTTGCCATTTTATGACCACTTCTCTCAAGCTACTGTTCCTGAATTGTCGATGCAAAACAGGTACCACCGACACCTTGTTcttttgtctgtttttgaTTAATTACATTTTTGAACATCTTCTTCAAATATTTCGTATTATATTCTTCCTATAActacacacatgcatacataTATCAATATGTATATGTTTGTGAATTCTACTACGCTACTACTGTGTTCGCTGGTGGTGTAACAtttatgaaaacaaaacatacacaactGACTCACGTAAAGACGAAATAATACACATTCCCGAGGACCTTCTGCTCGGGCGACGACTGTTTTACTACCGCATACTTCCGGTGCAGATGATTACGTTTTAGCAACGGcactttctatctctctctctctctgtttcgcTCTAATTTCGAATGTAAACTTGATGTATGCGACTCACGCTATTGCCTGTTTTCCCTCCCCCCATCACAAAATAGTCGGATCGGACGACATAGAGGAAAAGGAGGCGGAAATGAGTTTTATTCACTTCCAAAGTACCTGCCATCTGGCGCTCGACTCGTGTCGCGACGATCAGGTCTGCTCGTCCGCCCTGAAGACAGTGCTGATGCACTGCGATCAGCATCGGTGCAATCGGAATGCCTGCATGGAGTCGCTGCAAAGCTTCTACAAAAGCATCCACGACGATCTCAGCCTAGACATTGCCTTCTGCCTGTGCAGGTAAGCCTTCGCATCGCTCACGCTCATTGCACTCATTGCAAAAACTTACACTCCTTTACCGACCGTCGGCAGAAAAACGCCCAACCGGCACGACAGCTGCATGATCGCGCAGGAAAAGCTGCATCCCGTGTGCGCCCAGCGACCGCCGGAAAGCCTCAGCCAGCAGCAGTCTTCATCGACCGGTAACGGCATCGCGTACAATGCGCCGCCAGCGTGCCACGCGGTCGCGGAGCTATGCCGCGAGGATGAAGACTGCCGCGCCCGGCTGGAGGTGTTCGAGCAGTCCTGTGCGGTGGACAGTGTGACCAAGAAGTGTGCCGGAAAGACAAGCGCTTGCAGGCAGGCTATGCTTGGCATTCTGGGCACACCGCTCAGGACGACCTGCGCCTGCCAGGGCTCGGACATGCAGCAGCTGTACGACTGTCTAGGCTGGCAGCGGCTGCTCTGGCTCAACCCCTGTGTCGGTGAGTACTGGCGAGAGTTGGGAGGGAGAGATGGTATTTAAAACTGCGTCCCAACACGGCTGTCTTTGACCGCTTACAGTCGAGTCGCAGAAAGATTTTCACCTGAAGCGGCTGGCCGAGCTTGGGCTGCTGACAACTACGACGACAATGGCAACTACCACCACAACCATGACTACAACTACCACCATGCGAAGCACCCGTATCACCCATCCACCAACGCTTCCtccaaccaaaccaaagccagTGGTAAGCGGAAATCTCTGTCCATATATTCTTTCTActtccttttcttttacaCCTGCGTTTAATCTACAATTTTTGCGCACAGTATCGACCAAAGCCTACGGAAATGCACACGATCGAGACGAACTACGTCGAAACACCTGACACGCGTCCGGAAACGTTGGTACATAACCAAAATGGGCTAATCGAGCGAACGGATCTCGATCGGGGCCATCCACCGCCGCAGCCGGACGAGTACGATCGATCAACAGGCACACGGCACCAGCCGGTCGATAGCGACAGTGAGGATGATGATATGGTGGGACGCTACGACAAGGGCATCTATCAGCGGCCCGACGAACAGGTGCTTCACGTGGCCAGTACGGAGGTGCAGGAGCTGGAAACATTTCCACCCACCACCGttacaacaaccacaaccgaACCGACAACAACGCCGGTTCCAATCAGTACGTTCCCGTAGTCCAGTAGCATCGCTATCGATACTAAACTCTTTTACTCCGTTCATTTGCAGGATACTGCGTGGTGCAAAGATCTCACCAGCCCGATCAACTGATCGCGGAAGGGAAAAGTCGTCGGGTAAGTTTACATCAATACACGGTTTTGCGTGAAAGGTTGTGTGCTTGATCTCACCCAACTTTCTTTCCACCATCAACAGCTCTACATTCTCGATGATGCCGAATGTAGCGAGCTTTGTACGTGCGGCGGCGGTGACTCGCTCGCCCTAACCTGTCATGCGCTGTGCGTTCCACTAGCTCCCTGCCGGACGGCCCTGGCGTACTACAGCCATGCCGCTCCGGCATACCAAGCGTTCCGTGGCCGATGCCTCTGCTATTCTGGACGGTTCATCTGCATGAGGCCACCTCCGGGAGAGTACCAGCTTCCGGGTGAGTCTCTATATACAAGCGTGATCATACAGCGTCGAAAGTAGTAGTTTTGGAGGATAACTAAATTTCCCTCTGCACATTTCAGGTGGCATCTTTCTTTTACTAGGTTATAGTTCAACCGACGAAGCACTGTTAAGACCGCACACTAACTTAGGAGTACAGGACGCCGTACGTGCCCTACAGCAATACGTCCTGCAGCATATCGATAATTCGGTAAACAATTACGCGAAACGGCATGTAATTCATCTGCTGATGATCGGTTTTTCTGTTCGACCATTCCAGACCCACTGTACATTAACACTGTTCAACATCACCGAAGAGAACATCATTCTTTCGATCAGGCTACCGCTCGATCCCAAGCTCACACCGATGCAGTTGTTAAAGATGGAGAAGGTAAGCGGATGCACCACACGTACACATTCATTCGACCGCAGTTGCTaactgattgtttgtttgctcgtttctctctctctctctctctctctctctctctctctctctctctctctctctctctctctctctctctctctctctctct
This is a stretch of genomic DNA from Anopheles merus strain MAF chromosome 2R, AmerM5.1, whole genome shotgun sequence. It encodes these proteins:
- the LOC121603419 gene encoding uncharacterized protein LOC121603419 isoform X3, coding for MLVTLLRIFLIVSILGSNIKTAIAILNCILARQLCFEDPSCSAILEIIPRVCGPVPVACSTVTVTKCQAALRTLQAFPFFRPTCLCKEPGIDPDCNYFRDFLFDHPCGFVSKKEKDPYPVDALPTCNHALSVCQQERKCIKLFEDFKLHCKVRENKCRMEDRDLCYEAWTNLRLSPMFGCICPNNHMKRRCDKIFSVVNHNPCVDVLPSALDISSGTATNSIYPNFFPSDIIEDPPPTSTYPYFLFPSKKYPPSAFGSAIYHATVDYINLPDGPGTGTTNGSSPDTDQSFSSSSSSSSSPGHPRQHSGTEHSYRTRYEHNFDTSMHHTKHQSPTHSSGNNAPIAPPWPDQHQHQQQPHQHPYWHGGENGTADTAGHVGTGRWDSMSVPSDLQQQPETVGSDDIEEKEAEMSFIHFQSTCHLALDSCRDDQVCSSALKTVLMHCDQHRCNRNACMESLQSFYKSIHDDLSLDIAFCLCRKTPNRHDSCMIAQEKLHPVCAQRPPESLSQQQSSSTGNGIAYNAPPACHAVAELCREDEDCRARLEVFEQSCAVDSVTKKCAGKTSACRQAMLGILGTPLRTTCACQGSDMQQLYDCLGWQRLLWLNPCVVESQKDFHLKRLAELGLLTTTTTMATTTTTMTTTTTMRSTRITHPPTLPPTKPKPVYRPKPTEMHTIETNYVETPDTRPETLVHNQNGLIERTDLDRGHPPPQPDEYDRSTGTRHQPVDSDSEDDDMVGRYDKGIYQRPDEQVLHVASTEVQELETFPPTTVTTTTTEPTTTPVPIRYCVVQRSHQPDQLIAEGKSRRLYILDDAECSELCTCGGGDSLALTCHALCVPLAPCRTALAYYSHAAPAYQAFRGRCLCYSGRFICMRPPPGEYQLPGGIFLLLGYSSTDEALLRPHTNLGVQDAVRALQQYVLQHIDNSTHCTLTLFNITEENIILSIRLPLDPKLTPMQLLKMEKDQCTRILETISHQINTQYVELSAHRLLSIFKMAEVQIVWPEVSYARRNTTPPPVVSLIAALVTVLLTVCGTLLPPLVRWNQRNHQRRIAASPSVT
- the LOC121603419 gene encoding uncharacterized protein LOC121603419 isoform X4 yields the protein MRSKCNVNRQQRPAASAATDQKRDGTVEAEYEHSTGRRPARTRAGHGPRMSLGAAVLLVALLGPALEVRHGPSTTGVSGSEFPERECCDPVYPPMPDPDPVPGPAYPTTTISTSSSFQTGQSGIGGGGLIGGGTGAGGSTAVGNELGGGLIGTGSGSQLSSSRPMHIGYSGSNIKTAIAILNCILARQLCFEDPSCSAILEIIPRVCGPVPVACSTVTVTKCQAALRTLQAFPFFRPTCLCKEPGIDPDCNYFRDFLFDHPCGFVSKKEKDPYPVDALPTCNHALSVCQQERKCIKLFEDFKLHCKVRENKCRMEDRDLCYEAWTNLRLSPMFGCICPNNHMKRRCDKIFSVVNHNPCVVGSDDIEEKEAEMSFIHFQSTCHLALDSCRDDQVCSSALKTVLMHCDQHRCNRNACMESLQSFYKSIHDDLSLDIAFCLCRKTPNRHDSCMIAQEKLHPVCAQRPPESLSQQQSSSTGNGIAYNAPPACHAVAELCREDEDCRARLEVFEQSCAVDSVTKKCAGKTSACRQAMLGILGTPLRTTCACQGSDMQQLYDCLGWQRLLWLNPCVVESQKDFHLKRLAELGLLTTTTTMATTTTTMTTTTTMRSTRITHPPTLPPTKPKPVYRPKPTEMHTIETNYVETPDTRPETLVHNQNGLIERTDLDRGHPPPQPDEYDRSTGTRHQPVDSDSEDDDMVGRYDKGIYQRPDEQVLHVASTEVQELETFPPTTVTTTTTEPTTTPVPIRYCVVQRSHQPDQLIAEGKSRRLYILDDAECSELCTCGGGDSLALTCHALCVPLAPCRTALAYYSHAAPAYQAFRGRCLCYSGRFICMRPPPGEYQLPGGIFLLLGYSSTDEALLRPHTNLGVQDAVRALQQYVLQHIDNSTHCTLTLFNITEENIILSIRLPLDPKLTPMQLLKMEKDQCTRILETISHQINTQYVELSAHRLLSIFKMAEVQIVWPEVSYARRNTTPPPVVSLIAALVTVLLTVCGTLLPPLVRWNQRNHQRRIAASPSVT